A window of Hevea brasiliensis isolate MT/VB/25A 57/8 chromosome 14, ASM3005281v1, whole genome shotgun sequence contains these coding sequences:
- the LOC110640631 gene encoding DELLA protein GAIP, with protein MHWVFQQSLSPDGAPTSPSTTSSSYTDYTQPYQSDSSSSSGESRPFKTSYTDHPSPALSSSCSSSSTVGGSFALQGNSNSRLFHLLIACAEAGEEKNFNLAEAMVKEIRSLANSQAGVICKIAMLFAEALDYKICGIGHQFNQPYSILLEKEFCEFPFVRFAHFTANQAILEAFAGKTRVHIIDFSINQGLQWPALMQAFALRSGGPPIFRLTGIGPPVSDGSEYHKRIGWNLGQLAETIGVQFEYRGFTAESLDDLDAIMLQVNPIEFGSVAVNSIFELHKLLGRPGAIDKVLSMVKQMKPEIFTIAEQEADTNNPIFLDRFTKSLHYYLAMYESLEVSAITQDKLESEIYLGMQIFNTVACEGFNRIERYEKLARWRTRLGSAGFVPIDLGSNGLKQAGLLLSLIAGNEGYTLEEDNGCLMLGCHTVPLIATSAWRPGN; from the coding sequence ATGCATTGGGTTTTTCAGCAATCTTTATCTCCGGATGGTGCCCCTACATCGCCTTCAACCACATCTTCTAGTTACACTGATTATACCCAACCTTATCAATCCGATTCCTCCTCCTCTTCTGGAGAGTCTCGGCCCTTTAAAACCTCTTACACAGACCACCCATCTCCAGCATTATCATCATCGTGTTCATCATCATCTACGGTTGGTGGCTCCTTTGCCCTTCAAGGAAACAGTAATAGCCGACTCTTTCATCTCCTAATAGCCTGTGCTGAGGCGGGTGAAGAAAAGAATTTCAATCTTGCAGAAGCCATGGTCAAAGAAATCCGTTCCTTAGCAAACTCTCAAGCCGGGGTGATATGTAAGATCGCCATGCTATTTGCCGAGGCTTTAGATTACAAAATCTGCGGAATCGGCCACCAGTTTAACCAACCTTATTCGATTCTTCTTGAGAAAGAGTTCTGTGAATTCCCTTTTGTCAGATTCGCTCATTTCACAGCTAATCAAGCAATTCTTGAAGCCTTTGCAGGTAAAACACGAGTCCACATTATTGACTTCTCCATAAATCAGGGTCTGCAGTGGCCTGCTTTGATGCAAGCTTTTGCCCTTAGATCTGGTGGACCACCTATTTTTCGGTTAACGGGGATCGGACCTCCGGTTAGTGATGGCTCTGAGTATCATAAAAGAATAGGCTGGAATTTGGGTCAGTTGGCAGAGACGATTGGCGTTCAGTTTGAGTATAGAGGGTTTACAGCTGAGAGTTTAGATGATCTTGATGCTATTATGCTTCAAGTCAATCCCATTGAGTTTGGGTCAGTTGCTGTTAACTCGATCTTTGAGTTGCATAAATTGTTGGGCAGACCTGGAGCTATTGACAAGGTTCTGTCAATGGTGAAACAAATGAAGCCTGAGATTTTTACCATAGCTGAGCAAGAAGCTGACACTAACAATCCAATTTTCTTGGACCGCTTCACTAAGTCTTTGCATTATTACTTGGCAATGTATGAATCGTTGGAGGTTTCGGCAATAACCCAAGACAAGCTAGAGTCAGAGATCTACTTGGGGATGCAGATTTTCAATACCGTGGCCTGTGAAGGGTTTAATAGAATTGAGAGATATGAGAAGCTGGCTCGGTGGCGCACTCGATTAGGGTCTGCAGGGTTTGTGCCGATTGATCTTGGGTCAAATGGGTTGAAGCAGGCAGGATTGTTGTTGTCTCTAATTGCTGGTAATGAAGGGTATACACTGGAGGAGGATAATGGATGTCTGATGTTGGGCTGTCATACTGTCCCGCTAATTGCTACCTCCGCTTGGCGGCCTGGCAACTGA